In Alkalihalobacillus sp. TS-13, the following are encoded in one genomic region:
- the rsgA gene encoding ribosome small subunit-dependent GTPase A, with translation MPKGTIIKALSGYYYVKSEEENEIYQCRGRGNFRKRKLTPLVGDEVEFESTNQTDGYVMEIFERKNELIRPPVANVDQALIIFSARRPSFKSLLLDRFLVHIEANEILPVICVSKLDLLEDDTEIAKELAVYRRVGYQVLETSSTEDKGLEEVRALFDNKVTVIAGQSGVGKSTLLNSLNPDLNLETNDISDHLGRGKHTTRHVELIPFGDGLVADTPGFSSLDFIDIEPEDLSIYFPEMRDLRPECKFRGCTHISEPKCAVKEALENDEIAQFRYDHYVQFLQEIKDQKRRY, from the coding sequence ATGCCAAAAGGGACGATCATTAAAGCGTTGAGCGGATATTATTATGTGAAAAGTGAAGAAGAGAATGAAATCTATCAATGTCGAGGAAGAGGCAACTTCCGCAAGCGTAAGTTGACACCGCTTGTGGGAGATGAAGTAGAGTTTGAATCGACCAATCAGACAGACGGTTATGTTATGGAAATCTTCGAACGGAAGAATGAACTGATCAGACCGCCTGTTGCCAATGTAGATCAGGCACTGATCATTTTTTCCGCACGCCGGCCAAGCTTTAAATCGCTCCTTTTGGATCGTTTTTTAGTCCATATTGAAGCTAATGAAATTCTTCCGGTCATCTGTGTCAGTAAATTAGACTTGTTAGAGGATGATACGGAAATTGCAAAAGAGTTGGCGGTCTACCGTCGGGTCGGATATCAAGTCCTCGAAACCTCCTCCACCGAAGATAAAGGTCTGGAAGAGGTGAGAGCACTTTTCGATAACAAGGTAACAGTCATTGCAGGACAATCAGGTGTTGGAAAGTCCACTTTGTTGAATTCGCTCAATCCTGATTTGAATTTAGAAACGAACGATATTTCAGATCATCTCGGGAGAGGCAAACATACGACAAGGCATGTAGAACTGATTCCATTTGGAGATGGGCTTGTAGCAGATACTCCAGGATTCAGTTCATTGGATTTCATCGATATCGAGCCCGAGGATTTATCAATCTATTTTCCAGAGATGCGTGATTTGCGGCCGGAATGTAAGTTCAGAGGTTGTACACACATATCAGAGCCGAAGTGCGCAGTAAAAGAAGCATTGGAAAATGACGAGATCGCACAATTCCGATATGACCATTATGTTCAATTTCTTCAAGAGATCAAAGACCAAAAACGGAGGT
- a CDS encoding Stp1/IreP family PP2C-type Ser/Thr phosphatase, whose amino-acid sequence MKASFQTDQGKVRSHNEDSGAVIQISASDVFAVVADGMGGHNAGDVASQMAVDYIREHLDTYIKEKIETPNVIQSLIEDANTSIYTYANEHPECHGMGTTVVLLRATENEVSLGHVGDSRCYHIHDQTISMLTDDHTLVNELVKSGQITSEEAEYHPRKHVVMRSVGTDAKVRIDNLNYSWGQGDYLLICSDGLSNKVPANMMLEVVTGDGSLEDKVNQLIKMANDAGGEDNITLILLYNDVSPEAGAST is encoded by the coding sequence TTGAAGGCATCTTTTCAAACTGACCAAGGTAAAGTACGATCCCATAATGAAGACAGCGGGGCAGTAATCCAGATTTCTGCCTCGGATGTTTTCGCTGTCGTTGCAGATGGAATGGGAGGGCATAACGCCGGGGATGTCGCCAGCCAAATGGCTGTCGATTATATTAGGGAACATCTTGATACATACATAAAAGAAAAGATTGAAACTCCAAATGTAATTCAATCTTTAATTGAGGATGCGAATACCAGTATTTATACGTATGCAAATGAACATCCAGAGTGCCATGGTATGGGGACCACAGTGGTCCTGCTCAGAGCTACAGAGAATGAAGTTTCATTAGGGCATGTAGGGGATAGCCGTTGTTATCATATCCACGATCAGACGATCAGCATGTTGACTGATGATCATACACTTGTCAACGAACTGGTGAAGTCAGGTCAAATTACATCTGAAGAAGCGGAGTATCATCCTCGAAAGCATGTTGTCATGAGATCTGTCGGGACCGATGCAAAGGTAAGGATCGATAACCTGAACTATTCTTGGGGGCAAGGTGATTATCTACTTATATGTTCAGATGGACTTTCAAACAAGGTTCCAGCAAACATGATGTTAGAAGTCGTTACAGGGGATGGGTCTCTTGAAGACAAAGTGAACCAACTCATCAAAATGGCGAATGATGCTGGGGGGGAAGATAACATTACCCTTATCTTATTGTATAACGATGTTAGTCCCGAAGCAGGTGCATCCACATGA
- the rlmN gene encoding 23S rRNA (adenine(2503)-C(2))-methyltransferase RlmN, protein MLKPLTEKQTNPNVGASIFSLKYEDLLDWLKQAGEPSFRAKQIYEWLYRKRVTSFDEMTNLSKDLREKLNDAFVITPLKQVVRQESKDGTIKFLFELEDGYSIETVLMRHEYGNSVCVTTQVGCRLGCTFCASTLGGLKRNLKAGEIVAQVLEVQRAMDETDERVSSVVIMGIGEPFDNYEDLISFLRIINHDEGLNIGARHITVSTSGVVPKIYEFADEGMQINFAISLHAPTTEIRSRLMPVNRMYPLEDLMDSIRYYIRKTGRRVTFEYGLFGGVNDQVEHAELLADLIKDIKCHVNLIPVNYVPERDYVRTPKNQIFKFESTLKERGVNVTIRREQGHDIDAACGQLRAKERKDETR, encoded by the coding sequence ATGTTAAAACCGTTGACGGAAAAACAGACCAATCCAAACGTAGGCGCATCGATATTTTCATTAAAGTATGAGGACCTTTTAGATTGGTTGAAACAAGCAGGTGAACCATCGTTTCGTGCCAAACAGATTTATGAATGGCTGTATAGGAAACGAGTGACATCATTTGATGAGATGACGAACCTTTCAAAGGACCTTCGTGAAAAGCTGAATGACGCATTTGTTATCACACCTTTAAAACAGGTGGTCCGGCAAGAATCCAAAGATGGGACGATCAAGTTTCTTTTTGAACTTGAAGATGGCTATTCGATTGAAACGGTGTTGATGAGACATGAGTATGGAAACAGTGTTTGTGTCACGACACAAGTTGGGTGCCGATTAGGTTGTACATTCTGCGCTTCTACACTGGGCGGTCTGAAACGCAACCTGAAGGCAGGCGAAATCGTTGCACAAGTATTAGAGGTACAGCGTGCTATGGATGAAACAGATGAACGAGTCAGTTCAGTAGTGATCATGGGGATTGGAGAACCTTTCGATAACTATGAAGATTTGATTTCGTTCCTTAGAATCATCAATCATGATGAAGGATTGAACATCGGAGCACGGCATATCACGGTTTCTACAAGTGGGGTTGTACCAAAGATCTATGAGTTTGCAGATGAAGGAATGCAGATCAATTTTGCGATCTCTCTGCATGCGCCAACTACTGAAATCCGAAGCAGGCTCATGCCAGTTAACCGTATGTATCCACTTGAGGATCTGATGGACTCGATCCGATATTATATCCGGAAGACTGGCCGTCGTGTCACATTTGAATACGGCTTGTTCGGTGGAGTGAATGATCAGGTTGAGCATGCTGAACTTTTGGCTGATCTGATCAAAGATATAAAGTGTCATGTTAACTTAATTCCTGTAAACTATGTACCAGAGAGAGATTACGTCCGTACACCTAAAAACCAAATTTTTAAATTTGAGAGTACGTTAAAAGAACGCGGTGTGAATGTTACCATTCGTCGAGAGCAGGGTCATGATATCGATGCTGCTTGCGGTCAATTACGTGCGAAGGAGCGTAAGGACGAAACGAGGTGA
- the pknB gene encoding Stk1 family PASTA domain-containing Ser/Thr kinase codes for MIGRRISDRYRILEVIGDGGMAVVYKAEDLILDRIVAVKVLRSEYSTDEDFIRRFRREAESATSLNHPNVVNIVDVGEEEQIYFIVMEYVQGKTLKQIIREQGPLSPERSVEIMKQISSAIAHAHEHHIVHRDIKPHNILIDEDGNAKVTDFGIALAATSATITHTNSVLGSVHYFSPEQARGGIANNKSDIYSMGVVLYEMVTGRLPFSGESAVSVALKHLQEQFPEPKFINPDIPQSVENIILKAMAKDPNERFDNVQAMEEDLNTALDPERLNEPKHSIDEDEEATKVLTPIGNMTEQMKTAPVPPVNNTEKEKSNPNKGKKKKKKKNWIAIILMIFLLLGIAGVAAVTLWPEIFQTKEVPVPDVINQPYTEAYEKIKDAGLNPEKEEQPSAEVEEGNVIRQTPAPGSAVKENATVKLYVSTGPEKFEVENYVGQEEDDVKRTNVEDYFKRVDYPSRSSEDVPVGQIIEQFPEAGEMVVPGQEVLILYVSSGPPSFELADLTGKSLAEAKTYADENGITLKEADEREYSEDINEGNIIRTDPSPGEAVRAGDEITVTVSKGLPEPVTIKDMVEIEFDDDGGSGDDPGNGNDPGNGNGKGKGKKNEPKHVRIVTNDANGEKTIVDKEISETEQFEIPLTVEYNGEGSYKVYVDDEDYYSDSYTYEEAKNFQNGE; via the coding sequence ATGATTGGCAGACGTATCAGTGATCGATACAGGATTCTTGAGGTCATTGGTGATGGTGGGATGGCGGTTGTCTATAAAGCAGAAGATCTAATTCTTGATCGGATCGTCGCAGTGAAAGTGCTGCGTTCAGAATACTCTACAGATGAGGATTTCATTAGGCGTTTTCGACGTGAAGCCGAGTCAGCGACGAGTCTCAACCACCCGAATGTCGTCAATATTGTCGATGTCGGTGAAGAAGAGCAAATCTACTTTATCGTGATGGAGTATGTACAAGGAAAAACATTGAAACAGATTATCCGTGAACAAGGACCGCTATCACCAGAACGTTCAGTTGAGATCATGAAACAGATTTCTTCTGCGATCGCCCATGCCCACGAGCATCATATTGTTCACCGTGATATCAAACCACATAATATTTTAATAGATGAGGATGGAAATGCTAAAGTAACAGATTTCGGTATCGCATTAGCTGCAACTTCTGCTACGATCACGCATACCAATTCTGTACTTGGCAGTGTACATTATTTTTCGCCAGAACAAGCAAGAGGCGGGATTGCAAATAATAAATCTGATATCTACTCTATGGGTGTCGTACTCTATGAAATGGTGACTGGCAGACTACCTTTTTCAGGTGAGTCAGCTGTTTCGGTAGCCTTGAAACATCTTCAGGAGCAGTTTCCGGAACCGAAGTTTATCAATCCCGACATCCCACAGAGTGTCGAGAATATCATATTGAAGGCAATGGCCAAGGATCCAAATGAACGATTTGATAATGTTCAGGCAATGGAAGAAGATTTGAATACAGCGCTTGATCCTGAGCGTCTCAATGAACCGAAACATTCGATCGATGAAGATGAAGAGGCTACGAAAGTCCTTACGCCGATCGGGAATATGACGGAACAAATGAAAACGGCTCCAGTCCCACCTGTCAATAATACGGAAAAAGAGAAATCTAATCCGAATAAAGGCAAGAAAAAGAAGAAAAAGAAAAATTGGATTGCAATCATTTTAATGATTTTTCTTCTATTAGGTATTGCAGGTGTTGCAGCAGTAACCTTGTGGCCAGAAATTTTCCAAACGAAAGAGGTTCCTGTCCCAGACGTCATCAATCAGCCGTATACGGAGGCTTATGAGAAAATCAAGGATGCAGGACTGAATCCGGAAAAAGAGGAACAGCCAAGTGCTGAAGTGGAAGAGGGGAATGTCATCCGACAAACCCCTGCACCAGGATCTGCTGTAAAAGAAAATGCGACAGTAAAACTGTATGTTAGTACCGGTCCTGAAAAGTTTGAAGTAGAGAACTATGTCGGTCAAGAAGAAGATGATGTTAAGCGGACGAATGTGGAAGATTATTTCAAACGCGTCGATTATCCATCAAGAAGCAGTGAAGATGTGCCTGTAGGGCAAATCATTGAACAATTTCCTGAAGCGGGGGAAATGGTCGTCCCCGGCCAAGAAGTGTTGATATTATATGTCAGCAGCGGGCCACCGTCTTTTGAACTTGCTGATCTTACAGGGAAATCACTTGCAGAAGCCAAAACGTATGCTGATGAAAACGGAATTACCTTAAAAGAGGCTGACGAGCGAGAGTATTCAGAGGATATCAATGAGGGGAATATCATCAGGACAGACCCGAGCCCCGGTGAAGCCGTCCGGGCTGGGGATGAAATTACTGTAACCGTCTCAAAAGGTCTACCAGAGCCAGTGACGATCAAAGATATGGTTGAAATCGAATTCGATGATGATGGCGGAAGCGGGGATGACCCAGGAAACGGTAACGACCCAGGAAACGGTAACGGAAAAGGCAAGGGAAAAAAGAATGAACCGAAACATGTCCGTATCGTGACGAATGACGCAAACGGTGAGAAAACCATTGTTGATAAAGAAATCTCTGAAACAGAACAGTTTGAAATTCCTCTTACTGTGGAGTATAACGGTGAAGGTAGTTACAAAGTCTATGTAGATGATGAAGACTATTATAGTGACTCATATACCTATGAAGAAGCAAAAAACTTTCAGAATGGAGAGTAG